AGCAAAATGATGAGGAGCACAATAATTTAATGCAATGAGAGTGTCCAGGAAGGACACGAATACAAACTATACACTCATTTTAAGGTTCAAAATGACTATGCCCCTAGTCATGTTGAGCAGCATGAGCGAGAGTCACAAAATAGAAGCTAGGTTGTTCTAAAAATCTCAATGCGTACATACTGCACATTCAGTGCAGTATGCCGGAGCTTGCTGGCAATGAATCATTCTAAAAATGAACTGTTCAAGACGGATTAATAGGCGGGAGGTCATTTTTGTTTTCTTGTTTACGTGCATTATTTTTTTTCATTTGTTGTATACTGCGCCACAATTCATCCCCACGCCACAAGACTTTTTCTTTGCTTTTGTACAAAACTTGCGACAGAATTTGCACTTGTTTTTTAAAAGGCGCATCAGCAGTAAGACGTGTTAAGTCAGTTAGATTCAATATGGGGGCATCTGGCCAATGCATTCTAGCCCATTTTAATAAGGCATCACGCGCTCGTTGAGGATTTCCTTGTGCACAGGCTTTATGAAGTTCGTTTAATGCGGTTTTGTATCGACCCTTTCCCGTATTTTTATTACGTCTTTGCCAAGCCCATAGCGCCATAGTAAACAGCCAGGCAAACGCAAAAAGTGCAGCCACTACCCAGGCCCAATTGAATTGTGCTGATGACGTGGACTCCACCGTGTTTTGGATGGGTTGGGTAATCGTTTGATTTTTGCTTACTGCAGGTTGATTGGGATTTGCTGCAGGGACGGGGGCGGTATTCGAGGGGGTCACTTCAAGTGTTTTTGCAGGCAAGGTGGCTACTTCTTCTTTTCCTGTTTCTGTATTGAACCAAGGGAGTTTTAACTCTGGGATTGTTATTTTTCCTGATTTATTGAATAAATAGGTAATCTTAATCTCAGTGCGGCCAATCAGTTCTCCTTGCGTTACCCTATTTTTATCTTTACCTTTCTCCGGGTAAACACTAACCCCATCTGTTTCAGCAAAATTGGGTGTAGGTAAAAGTTGTGCAGGAACACCCACGCCCTCAATAATGACGTTACGAATTAATGTGTTGCCTTGAGGGATGGTTGGAGCGGAATTTTCATACTGTTCGAATAATTTAACCCCTTTGGCGGGCAACCATATTTTACCTGAAAATTCTTTGGGTATGGGTTGTACATCGAGACTAATCGTTTTGTCCGTAGCTTTAACTCGTTCGGGATTAAAGTCATAGATCAAAGCGGTAAAAACTGGGGATTTAATTTTTAGAGGGCCACTTTTTTGAGGAAAAATAGCATAATTTTGTTCTTCAACAATAAAGGTCACCCCATTTTTTTGGATTTGAGAGCGTCTGTTTTCACCTAAAGGAACAATCAAGGCATTTTCTACTTGAGGACCTTGGTAGTCTGCATCTAAAAGATGTTTCGAATTGTATAAAGTAACTTTATAAATAATTTGTTGGTTTACATAAGGATTTTTTTTATCAACTTGAGTCGTTAAATAAAGATCTTGATTTCGCTGGGGGCTAGCCGAAGTAGGTGTGTTTTGAGAGGTTCCTGCAGTGACATCAATTGTTAATGGTTTTGTATATTCATTGCCGATTTTAATCCCTGGGATTGTTAATTTACCTTGTTTTTGGGGTTTTAAGGTGACGGTCCATTCGCTGGATGATTGAGATTGCCCATTGATAATGGAATAGTTCATGCGGCGTTCGGTGCCAAGGATCATAAAATCTTTTTGTAAGGGGGTCAGGTCAGGAATACCCCCATTTTGTAAATTATCTTGAGTCAGAATTAATCTGAATGAATCATCGATACTTATTTGAGAGGGCTCAACCTGTACTTGTACTTCAGCATAAACTAATGTACTGAATAAATAAAAAAAACCAATAATTATTAATTTTCTCATTGATACCATCCGCGTTCCCTTCGTAAATGATCACGTAAGAATTTTTCTCGCATTAAACCACCAGGATCATCTGGAATCAAACGTAACCACTGTTCTTTTGCTTGTTGTTTTTCTCGCTCTGCTTCGGACTGAGCTTCGCTATTGCTTGGGTTATTCTTTTCTTTGTTTTGCTGATCTTTGTTTTGCTGATCTTTATTTTGCTGATCCTTGTTTTGCTGATCTTTGTTTTGTTGATCCTTGTTTTGCTGATCTTTGTTTTGCTGATCTTTGTTTTGCTGATCTTTGTTTTGCTGATCTTTGTTTTGCTGATCTTTGTTTTGTTGATCCTTGTTTTGTTGATCCTTGTTTTGCTGATCTTGGTTTTGTTGATCTTTGTTTTGTTGATCTTTGTTTTGTTGATCTTTCTTTTGTTGATCTTTGTTTTGTTGATCTTTCTTTTGTTGATCTTGGTTTTGTTGATCTTGGTTTTGTTGATCTTGGTTTTGTTGATCCTTGTTTTGTTGATCTTTGTTTTGTTGATCTTGGTTTTGCTGATCTTTGTTTTGTTGATCTTGGTTTTGTTGATCTTTGTTTTGCTGATCTTTGTTTTGTTTCTTTTCTTTATCTTGTTTCAAAAGATCTTCAACTAGCTTACGGTTATAAAGGGCGTCTTGATCTGCTGAATTGAGCGCTAATGCTTTATCATAAGCTTTAATTGCCTCTTCATATTGCCCCATATGCGCTAAGGCATTACCTTGATTATAGTAGCCTTGTTCATTTTTTAATGCTTGATACAACTCAGCAGCTTTTTGGTAATCGCCTGCACGATATGCCGCAGCAGCAGCCCAATCATTGCGTTGAAACGTTTCTTTGGCTTGTTTGAATTGATTTTTTGCCATTAAGTCTCGTCCTTGTTGATCCGCGGTAGACCATAAGTCCTGCCAACTAAAGGCATGGGCCGTTAAAGAAATAAATGAGCAGCATAAAAGAATAAAGTAACGCATCATACAACGATCCTCTGTATCCAGCCACGTCGAAATACAGGCAACAGCAACAACAACGCAGGAATTAAAAACCAGCGTCCTTCATCGCGCCAAAGGGGTATGTCATCGTCTTGGCTTAAAACAAATTCGTTATTATTACTTGAATTGAGCCATTGTTCTAAGTCATGGGAGTCTGGGGTATATTGTACCAATTGTCCTCCACCTGCATCAGCAAAACGGCCAAAAAGGGGATTCAGATTTTTATCTGCTTTGACTGGCATAATCGAAGAATAAATCCCAGATTCCGCTAATTTTTTTGCGAGAGCAATTGCCTCATCGGAGGGGGTATCTGCAGTTAATACCAAAATTTGTCCTTGGTTATAACCTGCTTGTTTGATGAGTTTACTGGCTTCATTCAAGGCACTATCAAGATTCTGTCCGGTTACGGGCATGATATCTGGGGTTAGCGAAGAAAGTAGGGATGAAATAGTTTGCCCATCATCAGTCAGTGGTGAAACAACAAAAGGTTCACTGGTAAAGGCCACAAGACCGAATTGCCCTACCTCTTTGTGAGCAAACAAATCATGCAGCTTAAATTTTGCTCGGCTTAAGCGGTTGGGTGTTAAATCGTTAGCCATCATATTTTCTGACATATCTAAAACGAGAACTCGAGGTTGTATGGGCTTATAGGTTGCTACGGGCAGTTTATACCAAACAGGACCGGCGATGCTCAAAATCATGAATAGAATACTTAAAAACAGACACAGCATAGAACTCATCCGTCGACCTTGGCCTTTTTTCTGCAATAGATGACTCAATAAATGGGAATCACAGACTTCTGACCAAGAATGTAACTTCGGTTTTTGTCGCCATAAAACGAAAATCAATCCTAATAAAGGCAAAATCATTAAAAGCCACCAAGGCCTCAAAAAATGAAAATCTGCAATCATGATTTTAATGCCCCCCGACTTGATATCGCTGAGTTTACGCTCAAGGTCAGGTCTGCTTTGCTAATTAGCCAAGAGAAACAAAGTAATAGTGCCATACCAACACACCATGGATAATATTCTTTTTGTGGCCGCACAGTCGCTTGTTCCTGGCTTACGGTTTCCAACTCGTTAATGGTTTTATAAATAGAATGTAATGTTTCAGTATCTGTAGCACGGAAATAACGACCGCCAGTCATGTCAGACATTTTTTTTAAGGTCTCTTCATCCAAATCTGCGGAAGCATTTTGCATGATAAAATCACCCACTAAGGCTCTTGAATCTGCTTCAGATCCTAAGCCTATGGTGTAGATTTTAATTCCTTCTTCTTTAGCGAGTTCTGCTGCTTTTAGTGGGGCAAGTATGCCGGAATTATTTGCTCCGTCAGTCAATAAAATCAGAATTCTTCCTTTTTTGGGAACATCATCCAGCCGTTTTACAGCCAGACCAACGGCATCGCCAATGGAGGTGGTTTTCCCTGCAAGGCCAGCGGTGGCATCTTCAAGACGTAAAAGAATGGTATGTCGGTCATAAGTAAGTGGTGTCTGTAAGTAAGCGCGCGTTCCGAAGAGGATCAGACCAATTTTGTCTCCTGACCGATCGCGTACAAATTGCTCCGCGGCACTTTTTACTACGCTTAAACGACTTACAGGTCGTCCATAGAGGAGCATATCAGGAATTTCCATACTGCCAGATAAATCTAAAGCCAGCATGATGTTAAAACCTTCACGCGCAATGGGTTTGGGAGCACCAATCCAACGAGGGCCTGCTAAAGCAATAACCAATAATAACCACACCATAGCTGGAATTATGAGTGAGTATTGTGCTGAAACAGAACGTTTCTCTTGATCGGCGATGAGGACCATATCAGCAAAAAAAGGGACTTTCAATGCAGCCGGCAATTGTACTTTGGCTCTTGGTATTAAAAACCAAAAGAGTAAGGGTAAAGGTAACAGGATTAAAACCCAAGGATTGGCTAATTCGAACATGGCACTCTCCTTTGTTTAATCCAGAGTTGTGCCGTGGTAAACAAGGGTTTGAGATCCATGGTTTCCCCTGTTTTAAACGGAGCATCTAGCAACATGTCTTTTACCAAATTAAAATCAAGTCCTTTGCTGGTTTCATTTAAAAATTTAAGCCAGTCTTCCCCATGCAAACTGGCAACACGTTCCCTTGGATAATAGACAAGAGCGACTCGGCGTAACAATTCTGAAACATGAGCACTGGCCAACGAGCTGTTCTGTTCTTTTTCATAGTTTTTTAGATAGTCATTTAACAAAAGCAAAGCGTGTTTCTTGGCCAATGCATGGCGATGTCTTTTATAAGCACCATAAGCGAGTAGGATTGCTATAAATAAAATGAGCCCCATCAGAATGTACCATCCAGGAGCCAATGGCCACCAACCAATCGGGGTAGGAAGATGGATGTCTTTTAACTGTGCCAAGGGATCAGTGTTAGCCACGAGACCTCCTGGGAAACGTTTGACGCACCACCTGTGCTAAATTTACATCTGCTGTAACCTGTACATACTGAATGCACAAGCGTCGTAATTGATTTTGCAAATGCTCTATGCGCTGTTGGCAATATTGCTCATAAGCCGTGTTCACTGAATGTAAGCTGGTATCAAGTATTATTTCTTGCTGTCCATTCGTCATCGCATATTGCTGTGGTTTTGGCGGCGAAAGTTCCACACGATCACAAATATGATAGGCCAGGATGTCATTATGGTAGCGTAATCGATTTAAATGCTTTTCACATTCACTGTCCATAGAGTAAAAATCACTGATCAGAACCAGGATACTCCCTGGTCTCACCACGCGCCGTAAGCGTGCTAATGCATCACTAAGCAACCTGGGTTTGGCTTCTCTTTGTTCTTCGCTCTGATCAGTATATCGACTCAAAGAAGCTAACAAAGGCAGTACCCCCATATCACGACTGCGAGGAGTAAACTCACTGTGATCCGTGGCGGAGAAGAATACACCACCTACTCTATCGCCTTCCTTGATTACTGTCCAAGCAAGAAGCGCTGCTAATCGGGCTGCAATTACTGATTTAAACGCAATGCGGGTACCGAAAATCATGGAAGGATTAAAATCTGTGAGAATGACTACTGGTCTTTCACGCTCTTCTTGATAAATTTTGACATGCGGCCTACCTGTACGTGCAGTAACGCGCCACTCCATATGGCGTATTTCATCACCTGCCTGATAATTCCTAACTTCGGCAAAATCCATGCCACGACCACGTAATTTGGATAAATGATTGCCGGACCGTATTGCTTTACCCTCCGGGTGATAATGAACGGATTGCACGTAACGCCTTAAATCAATTAACTCATTTAATTCTGCAATAACGCCATTAGCCATAAAAACCTCATATACTTCATATGCTGTGAAAATGGGGGTTGAACCCGCCAAATTCAAGGCTATTCATTTGTTGGGCCAGCCCATGCATGAGGGGACTTAATGGTAGTGTCCTAAACCCCAAGCTACGGAACAGCAACTAAACGTAATAAAGAGTCAATAAAATCATCGCTGTGGATTCCTTCTGCCTCAGCTTCAAAACTTAACAAAATTCGATGGCGTAATACATCATGCGCAATGACATGAATGTCATCTGGAGTGACATAATCTCTACCAGAAAGCCAGGCATGCGCTTTGGAACAGCGGTCCAAAGCAATGGTGGCGCGAGGGCTGGCACCAAAACGCAACCAACGGCCCAGTTCTTCACTGTATATACCTGGATTACGTGTTGCTACCACTAATTGCACCAGATAGTTTTCCAATGCTTCGCTTGTATGCACATTAAGTACTTGTTTCCGTGCTTCAAATAATGTTTTTTGTGATAATTTCTCTGACGAGGCTGGTTTGGTGGCCATTGCAGCGCCTAAGGCTTCTTTGCGTGATAAGGCCAATATATCGTGCTCTACTTTGGCATCAGGGTAACTAATTTTTACGTACATCAAAAATCGGTCCAATTGGGCTTCAGGCAAAGGATATGTTCCTTCCTGCTCAATGGGGTTTTGTGTTGCCATCACCAAAAATAATTCAGGCAGAGGATAGGTCTTACCTCCTATAGTCACTTGTCTTTCAGCCATTGCCTCAAGTAAGGCCGATTGTACTTTTGCTGGGGCACGGTTAATTTCATCTGCTAAAAGCAAATGATGGAATATAGGACCTGGTTGAAATACAAAAGAACCATTTTGTGGATGATATACATCCGTACCGGTTAAATCGCCAGGTAATAGATCAGGTGTAAATTGGATGCGATGAAAATTACCTTCAACCCCATCAGATAACTCTTTAACCGCCCTGGTTTTTGCCAATCCGGGGGCGCCTTCTACCAGTAAATGGCCATCAGCAAGTAAGGCAATGAGCAAACGTGAGATTAATTCATTTTGGCCTAAAATTTGCGAATTTAAGCGATGACTTAACTGTAATATTTGGTGTTGCACAGCATTTCCAGTCTTATTGTCTTCTACCTGCTCCATAATTTCTACCTTAATATAAAAAACATCGAAGAATCAAATTAAGAGAACTTATCCTAACGTGAATTGTACGCGCTGCCAAGTGGGGAAGAACAACTGAATTATCGTCAACTCGAGCATCGTGAGGGATGATGAGGCTTTTGTCGAAGTGATGGCCGCTGCACTCAGGATGACATCAGAAGCCTAAGGCTAAGTCTCGTTTCATCCAGGCCACGGTATTGATTATTGCTGATAATCAGGATGAAGTTCTAGTGGCATCATCGTTTGTAGCTTTTGATAAAGGGAAAGAATTTCTTCACAAAAAACATGGAGCTGTTGTTGATTTTCCCATAAATCGTAATCCGTTCCCTTAAGAAAAACCTGTTGCTTTGCTAGAGTCTTTAATAAAACAAGTTCTTGACGAGAAAAACCCAAATGGCTATTTAATTCAACCAGTTCCATAAGTTTCTTGTGTTCTTTAACGGGACGGTGCTCATGCAAGCAATAAGCTTTTAATGTCAGTTGAAACGCTTGGTACATCAGCGAGGTGACGGGGGTCAATACGGCAAGTGGATCGGCTTGTCGAAAGGTCCAATCGGTAATTTGTTGTAACAGATAATCTGCAGCATAGGCATGTTGTGTTGCAATATTGAGCATTTCCAATGGGGATAAGTAACGTTTGTCCATAAAAAGCTG
This sequence is a window from Legionella cherrii. Protein-coding genes within it:
- a CDS encoding BatD family protein produces the protein MRKLIIIGFFYLFSTLVYAEVQVQVEPSQISIDDSFRLILTQDNLQNGGIPDLTPLQKDFMILGTERRMNYSIINGQSQSSSEWTVTLKPQKQGKLTIPGIKIGNEYTKPLTIDVTAGTSQNTPTSASPQRNQDLYLTTQVDKKNPYVNQQIIYKVTLYNSKHLLDADYQGPQVENALIVPLGENRRSQIQKNGVTFIVEEQNYAIFPQKSGPLKIKSPVFTALIYDFNPERVKATDKTISLDVQPIPKEFSGKIWLPAKGVKLFEQYENSAPTIPQGNTLIRNVIIEGVGVPAQLLPTPNFAETDGVSVYPEKGKDKNRVTQGELIGRTEIKITYLFNKSGKITIPELKLPWFNTETGKEEVATLPAKTLEVTPSNTAPVPAANPNQPAVSKNQTITQPIQNTVESTSSAQFNWAWVVAALFAFAWLFTMALWAWQRRNKNTGKGRYKTALNELHKACAQGNPQRARDALLKWARMHWPDAPILNLTDLTRLTADAPFKKQVQILSQVLYKSKEKVLWRGDELWRSIQQMKKNNARKQENKNDLPPINPS
- a CDS encoding pentapeptide repeat-containing protein gives rise to the protein MGYSFLCFADLCFADLYFADPCFADLCFVDPCFADLCFADLCFADLCFADLCFADLCFVDPCFVDPCFADLGFVDLCFVDLCFVDLSFVDLCFVDLSFVDLGFVDLGFVDLGFVDPCFVDLCFVDLGFADLCFVDLGFVDLCFADLCFVSFLYLVSKDLQLAYGYKGRLDLLN
- a CDS encoding vWA domain-containing protein; its protein translation is MIADFHFLRPWWLLMILPLLGLIFVLWRQKPKLHSWSEVCDSHLLSHLLQKKGQGRRMSSMLCLFLSILFMILSIAGPVWYKLPVATYKPIQPRVLVLDMSENMMANDLTPNRLSRAKFKLHDLFAHKEVGQFGLVAFTSEPFVVSPLTDDGQTISSLLSSLTPDIMPVTGQNLDSALNEASKLIKQAGYNQGQILVLTADTPSDEAIALAKKLAESGIYSSIMPVKADKNLNPLFGRFADAGGGQLVQYTPDSHDLEQWLNSSNNNEFVLSQDDDIPLWRDEGRWFLIPALLLLLPVFRRGWIQRIVV
- a CDS encoding VWA domain-containing protein; amino-acid sequence: MFELANPWVLILLPLPLLFWFLIPRAKVQLPAALKVPFFADMVLIADQEKRSVSAQYSLIIPAMVWLLLVIALAGPRWIGAPKPIAREGFNIMLALDLSGSMEIPDMLLYGRPVSRLSVVKSAAEQFVRDRSGDKIGLILFGTRAYLQTPLTYDRHTILLRLEDATAGLAGKTTSIGDAVGLAVKRLDDVPKKGRILILLTDGANNSGILAPLKAAELAKEEGIKIYTIGLGSEADSRALVGDFIMQNASADLDEETLKKMSDMTGGRYFRATDTETLHSIYKTINELETVSQEQATVRPQKEYYPWCVGMALLLCFSWLISKADLTLSVNSAISSRGALKS
- a CDS encoding DUF4381 domain-containing protein; the protein is MANTDPLAQLKDIHLPTPIGWWPLAPGWYILMGLILFIAILLAYGAYKRHRHALAKKHALLLLNDYLKNYEKEQNSSLASAHVSELLRRVALVYYPRERVASLHGEDWLKFLNETSKGLDFNLVKDMLLDAPFKTGETMDLKPLFTTAQLWIKQRRVPCSN
- a CDS encoding DUF58 domain-containing protein, translating into MANGVIAELNELIDLRRYVQSVHYHPEGKAIRSGNHLSKLRGRGMDFAEVRNYQAGDEIRHMEWRVTARTGRPHVKIYQEERERPVVILTDFNPSMIFGTRIAFKSVIAARLAALLAWTVIKEGDRVGGVFFSATDHSEFTPRSRDMGVLPLLASLSRYTDQSEEQREAKPRLLSDALARLRRVVRPGSILVLISDFYSMDSECEKHLNRLRYHNDILAYHICDRVELSPPKPQQYAMTNGQQEIILDTSLHSVNTAYEQYCQQRIEHLQNQLRRLCIQYVQVTADVNLAQVVRQTFPRRSRG
- a CDS encoding AAA family ATPase is translated as MEQVEDNKTGNAVQHQILQLSHRLNSQILGQNELISRLLIALLADGHLLVEGAPGLAKTRAVKELSDGVEGNFHRIQFTPDLLPGDLTGTDVYHPQNGSFVFQPGPIFHHLLLADEINRAPAKVQSALLEAMAERQVTIGGKTYPLPELFLVMATQNPIEQEGTYPLPEAQLDRFLMYVKISYPDAKVEHDILALSRKEALGAAMATKPASSEKLSQKTLFEARKQVLNVHTSEALENYLVQLVVATRNPGIYSEELGRWLRFGASPRATIALDRCSKAHAWLSGRDYVTPDDIHVIAHDVLRHRILLSFEAEAEGIHSDDFIDSLLRLVAVP